Proteins from one Mobula birostris isolate sMobBir1 chromosome 10, sMobBir1.hap1, whole genome shotgun sequence genomic window:
- the dlc gene encoding delta-like protein C gives MAAVFSGIVVLLSIGQTFSTGVFELKVDSFTTRQPGLPRGCQRGQQCGRFFRVCLKHYQVNISPEPPCTYGTGHTPVLGPGGDMVRNSEPIRIPFYFTWPGTFSLIIEAWNAESDEPNTDDPQNLISRLATGRRLAISEDWSQDVQTVGQSELRYSYHVVCDEHYYGEGCTTYCRPRDDTFGHYTCDEVGQRVCLAGWKGDYCSEPICLLGCDDQYGYCERPGECTCRIGWQGRFCDQCIRYPGCLHGTCQEPWQCNCQEGWGGLFCNQDLNYCTNHRPCKHGATCTNTGQGSYTCACRPGFRGTSCEIETNECESNPCKNGGSCKDLEDNYTCTCPQGFYGKNCEISAMTCADAPCFNGGSCTEERHRGYTCQCLAGFTGSNCEKKIGRCTDNPCVNGVCHVRGQSYICHCRAGFIGANCEINEDDCAKNPCANGGTCIDGINSYRCSCTLGYTGADCSNPKDPCISNPCRNNGVCYTHYTGHVCKCPVGFMGPNCEFHVTPTTPTGTGSPFPVALVTSFALGFVTLTLAVFAAMVILKHWRRHQGDRSAVRNDLETINNLSDYQKEKEAFIISTGQFKVSNKDAALSTDCLTDKFNCKQKLHALDYNLSGDLKEDQPLKKNIENMKSECLSISKPPSLFQKEGLYHAKYIIPDRVEPCIFATEV, from the exons ATGGCTGCAGTTTTCTCTGGGATCGTAGTATTGCTGTCTATTGGCCAG acCTTTTCCACCGGGGTCTTCGAGCTGAAAGTGGACTCGTTCACGACCCGGCAGCCGGGCTTGCCTCGCGGTTGTCAGAGGGGACAGCAGTGCGGCCGCTTCTTCCGGGTCTGCCTGAAACATTACCAAGTTAACATCTCCCCAGAGCCGCCGTGCACCTACGGGACAGGGCACACTCCAGTACTGGGGCCAGGAGGCGACATGGTGCGGAACAGCGAACCCATTCGAATTCCCTTCTACTTCACTTGGCCG GGGACTTTCTCCCTGATTATTGAGGCTTGGAACGCGGAATCGGACGAGCCCAACACCG ATGATCCCCAGAACCTGATCAGCCGCCTAGCCACGGGCCGGCGCCTGGCCATCAGCGAGGACTGGTCCCAGGACGTGCAGACGGTGGGGCAGAGCGAGCTGCGCTACAGTTACCATGTGGTGTGCGACGAGCATTACTACGGCGAGGGCTGCACCACCTACTGCCGCCCCAGGGACGACACGTTCGGTCACTACACCTGCGACGAGGTCGGACAGAGAGTCTGCCTGGCCGGCTGGAAAGGCGATTATTGCTCAGAAC CAATTTGCCTGCTGGGTTGCGACGACCAATACGGATACTGCGAAAGACCCGGAGAATGCAC ATGTCGTATCGGATGGCAGGGACGGTTCTGTGACCAGTGTATCCGATACCCGGGCTGCCTCCATGGCACGTGCCAGGAGCCTTGGCAGTGCAATTGCCAGGAGGGCTGGGGTGGCCTCTTCTGCAACCAGGACCTGAACTACTGCACCAACCACAGGCCGTGCAAGCATGGTGCCACCTGCACCAACACCGGCCAGGGGAGTTACACCTGCGCCTGCAGGCCGGGCTTCCGCGGCACCAGCTGCGAGATCGAGACCAACGAGTGCGAGAGCAACCCTTGCAAAAATGGCGGGAGCTGCAAG GATTTGGAGGACAATTATACATGCACATGCCCCCAAGGGTTCTATGGCAAGAACTGTGAGATCAGTGCTATGACCTGCGCTGACGCGCCCTGCTTTAATGGGGGCTCCTGCACTGAGGAACGACACAGGGGTTATACCTGCCAATGCCTTGCCGGGTTCACTGGCTCCAACTGCGAGAAGAAGATTGGCCGCTGCACCGACAACCCCTGCGTGAACG GAGTCTGCCACGTTCGCGGTCAGAGCTACATCTGCCATTGCCGGGCCGGATTCATCGGCGCCAACTGCGAGATCAATGAGGACGACTGCGCCAAGAATCCGTGCGCGAATGGCGGCACTTGCATCGACGGGATCAACTCCTACAGGTGCAGCTGCACCCTGGGCTACACTGGGGCAGACTGCAGCAATCCCAAGGACCCTTGCATCAGCAACCCCTGCAGGAACAACGGTGTCTGCTACACCCACTACACCGGCCACGTCTGCAAATGCCCGGTCGGATTTATGGGGCCCAACTGCGAGTTCCACGTGACGCCCACCACCCCCACTGGCACGGGCAGCCCCTTCCCCGTTGCCCTCGTCACCTCCTTTGCCTTGGGCTTTGTGACCCTGACCTTGGCGGTGTTTGCCGCCATGGTGATTCTGAAGCACTGGCGGAGACACCAGGGTGACCGGAGCGCAGTGCGGAATGACCTGGAGACTATTAACAACCTGTCCGATTATCAGAAGGAGAAGGAAGCCTTCATAATCTCCACGGGACAGTTCAAAGTTTCCAACAAGGATGCTGCGCTGAGCACGGATTGTCTGACTGATAAATTTAACTGTAAACAGAAACTTCACGCACTGGATTATAATCTATCTGGGGACCTGAAGGAGGACCAGCCTTTGAAAAAGAATATTGAGAA TATGAAATCTGAATGTCTGTCAATTTCCAAGCCCCCGAGCTTGTTTCAGAAGGAGGGGTTATACCATGCAAAGTACATCATTCCGGACAGGGTCGAGCCGTGCATATTTGCGACCGAG GTATGA